In the genome of Colletes latitarsis isolate SP2378_abdomen chromosome 9, iyColLati1, whole genome shotgun sequence, one region contains:
- the Mask gene encoding multiple ankyrin repeats single KH domain isoform X2, which translates to MQNVAQGTTSDSQKHEKSASVHHDIGKTSSTPQSSNSSPTKSETETFSELQPRFMADSSESEEDSVSEVGCFAIDQVELDEGHHLESSKFLLTPEDPERSVDPETQARLEALLEAAGIGKLSSGDGKHLADHEVLRRLTSSVSCALDEAAAALTRMRSDNPRTQSEKRSLVEACTDGDVGTVRKLLTEGRSVHETTEEGESLLSLACSAGYYELAQVLLAMNANVEDRGIKGDCTPLMEAITAGHVDVVSLLIAHGADVNAQSASGNTPLMYGCSGGHEEIVRALLEAGANVEDHNENGHTPLMEAASSGHVPIAKILLEHGAGINTHSNEFKESALTLACYKGHFEMVRFLLEAGADQEHKTDEMHTALMEASMDGHVEVARLLLDSGAQVNMPTDSFESPLTLAACGGHVDLAMLLIERGANIEEVNDEGYTPLMEAAREGHEEMVALLLSQGANINAQTEETQETALTLACCGGFLEVADFLIKAGADIELGASTPLMEAAQEGHLDLVRYLLESAADVHTQTQTGDTALTYACENGHTDVADLLLQFGADLEHESEGGRTPLMKACRAGHLCTVQFLISKRADVNRQTTNNDHTPLSLACAGGHLTVVEVLLAQSANPFHKLKDNSTMLIEAAKGGHTSVVQLLLDYPHSIMMSTPHNAAPAPMLLPQQQQQQQQQQQQPQQQQQQQQQQPQQQQQPQPQQQQQQQPPQQQQQQHTTHQQHIPHQQQASTTQPQHQQQQQHAAEQSQAQNLQPKHNTQKSLLRKNRSVTMMPDTSLTSAEAQQVRSQPAGESIVATKDDTNILDKGSGGFTNLSEPNISLSPAPAPTPGLNVSESRKNTRQEQILHKQQILEELQRVERELQIKGAGHLFSGSRNPVVTQQQQQQQPEEVNEPDTLSPGLVCSTTGMSGNSLTHQGTSQAMSLYYNAFLRGKRLAQEAQLSLHPEIFPTTNPLSLATIPVTSSVPLVTSNTSSTTTPTPPSISTPPTVMAVSQPITASSDVSQNTAISDRPKAKPVSKKEGKNIRKATSSVVGGKLQQQQQQATLMAGLQQQYQQKQRQHTYQVQQVHQLQQLNQQLQLQLDQVQVQQQQQQQQQQQQQPQPQPQIQQQPLQSQSQQQAGAVTANGSNILMPTQLMSHLHPTHTHHLHDQQTTQQNLTEQTDPELARLHRDGACPFVAAAQKAKALCTSENVIKLEDGSHIPLDDAFEIFRSISFDDTADVATEDQEKLELKRLEVSNSKDPQQQQLQQQQQQLQQQQQQLQQQQQQQQQQQQQQQQHQQQQQQQHLQTTQIVQQTTSPYTSQEYFTNPVLSVPSASLPTLPSLQVTTAGVQIHADITTGLQLTSTQSLQNQSFKNFKEYKEGYLEGLRCHFQPQLLLQSSQITFPTQALPTVTEATGIIDSIPHETNGYVQSTTCSTNQVQVATQTQAPATTTAATIVASDKKQVYTAPTTGKGKKGRYPLLSQQQQSCQQQQTANTQQQAPNFPSQNYHLDPTTVAGQYTTGVPTVGGYTTNQVPPAPFSCMDVDSETDSNHDTALTLACAGGHDELVELLLSRGADIEHRDKKGFTPLILAATAGHQKVVGVLLNHGADIEAQSERTKDTPLSLACSGGRIEVVELLLNRGANKEHRNVSDYTPLSLAASGGYVNIIKLLLGHGAEINSRTGSKLGISPLMLAAMNGHVAAVKLLLDMGSDINAQIETNRNTALTLACFQGRHEVVSLLLDRKANVEHRAKTGLTPLMEAASGGYVEVGRVLLTKGADVNATPVPSSRDTALTIAADKGHCRFVELLLSRGTQVEVKNKKGNSPLWLAANGGHLNVVDLLHHAGADIDSQDNRKVSCLMAAFRKGHIKVVKWMVNHVTQFPSDQEMTRYIATVSDKELLEKCQECVKVIRAAKETQAAKANKNATILLEELDMEKTREESKKAAAARRRERKKKKKLEKKEEKRKLHEEYKKSEGNYEDKEESGKKSGDEECDRADDSEHETGDDCERMDSMPSPVNRSPEDPDREEGDSGIDANSQGSCSSNDVKAREKKKDKKKKKMTSPTNNEKDTSPQRSPKSVIGQSSSLSQSSITPTKSQNNTSEKRLITNVTNGVSVSTTSITMSARSSTVNCGERKLKGQLVFESSRHPADREDFEATGNETYMPGKGKKSYNNQYDGDALNTSIKTNTTTSPKQGGKREEGWKEVVRKGQSDDSGRFMNSPFRSKKVSVPPNAISRVIGRGGSNINAIRGATGAHIEVEKQSKCQGERIITIKGSSDATKQAHTLIAALIKDPDVDILQMLPKSKLTVVTTSSWDKTVSTIASSKAKLGPVSKPPSLTSNSNSMQINKSSYPSGVSTVNQLIPLRSSSTIKLAGAFPTPLPRATAPRLVAAAEKRAQAVAAQMASSSNTKTTMSYTSAIMTAGRATKIVTTSTTQTFAAKLSEITANTHTSTTVMQSTHTTVNKQKSLQANTVTVVSATAAATAQTSSQQPIVSTSPKHCRPLPTLSAPPTMVSHYSGKSTYSPGSNAAISPAASTAIAYCPENSIASTCSNSVRVSPSPPIVSQCQQLQQQQQHQQQQQQQQQQQQQQQQQQQQQQQQQQQQIRSSTPIACNIQEQQQQQQQQQQQQQQQQQQQQQQQQQQQQQQQQTNNTPLEYSLFNDTFTKVTQQSMWGGRENESQKGMNFATVAGGGVSVNTSGSSSSKFIDSVPPQVDASKAPGYRGTTMCSPVSSKSNNTTNTIATSIGSSTSSNTGHSPIQPPQFQSSGNYNEHSLSNKPPGSLAVARPVMPQQSMEMGAAMGAQFSRPVFQGELTSRNTTTHQPHVISSTSQPTLDVGLFKANNVSYEHANVNSSLLKMVPNEGQGHPLLPFHPHMQNFTQTIAAPSASVNTTVSMSRLNPRAPDFSSSLHLNSKPQVTMFNAGSAAGIHPNMFATVPPPPPSAIQSNNLAMLGNFPLGKYQAPSRATPNTGISTNGQTRWPFAPPHNNYPPHQDPMMGQIGFTNHLANITAQSGSIDLITSLENGGSPAISPSSPAQVAQEMNQLKIEDRKVPRPIGTERAWKNYATAGMGPGGDADSINWMLNNEKLVGSWASLAPGIDRHQVFRSNAAYNRISNVDAELHQMMESSFQGHVDTQQQPFPNGNAAALSLMPGLTLLPGQFGTPTLTEIPPNEQNKMDPPAWGIPDGVQDKQHPCLHYAVWPDYWAWNKWTH; encoded by the exons GTGGGGTGTTTTGCAATTGATCAGGTCGAATTAGACGAAGGTCATCATTTAGAATCGTCCAAGTTTCTATTGACTCCTGAAGATCCAGAGAGATCCGTGGATCCTGAAACTCAGGCACGGTTAGAAGCTTTGCTGGAAGCAGCTGGTATCGGCAAGTTGTCGTCAGGCGATGGGAAGCACTTGGCTGATCACGAAGTGCTCCGTCGCTTAACATCTAGTGTTTCTTGTGCATTAGATGAAGCAGCAGCTGCATTAACTCGTATGCGCAGCGATAATCCACGCACACAAAGCGAAAAACGCTCTCTTGTAGAGGCTTGCACCGACGGCGACGTTGGTACTGTTAGGAAATTACTAACGGAAGGACGCAGTGTTCACGAGACTACAGAGGAGGGAGAGAGTTTGCTCTCTCTCGCCTGCTCAGCTGGTTACTACGAACTTGCCCAG GTACTTTTGGCAATGAATGCAAACGTAGAAGACCGTGGTATAAAGGGAGATTGTACCCCTTTAATGGAGGCTATCACTGCGGGGCATGTAGATGTTGTAAGCTTGCTTATCGCTCATGGAGCTGATGTTAATGCTCAATCTGCTTCAG GTAATACACCACTTATGTATGGTTGCTCGGGTGGTCATGAAGAGATTGTGCGAGCATTGTTAGAAGCAGGTGCGAATGTGGAAGATCACAATGAGAATGGTCATACACCATTAATGGAAGCAGCCAGTTCTGGACACGTTCCAATAGCAAAGATCTTACTAGAACATGGCGCTGGAATTAATACCCATTCCAATGAATTTAAAGAATCTGCGTTAACACTGGCTTGCTATAAAGGACATTTTGAAATGGTTCGCTTTCTGTTAGAAGCTGGTGCAGACCAG GAGCACAAAACTGATGAAATGCACACTGCCCTTATGGAAGCATCGATGGATGGTCATGTGGAAGTTGCTCGTTTACTTTTAGATTCGGGCGCGCAGGTTAATATGCCAACAGACAGTTTTGAATCTCCATTAACATTGGCTGCTTGCGGAGGTCACGTTGACCTCGCTATGCTTCTGATTGAGAGAGGAGCAAATATCGAGGAAGTAAATGACGAAGGTTATACTCCGTTGATGGAAGCGGCACGCGAGGGTCACGAAGAAATGGTTGCATTACTTCTAAGTCAAG gAGCGAATATTAATGCTCAAACGGAGGAAACGCAAGAGACAGCCCTTACCTTAGCTTGTTGCGGTGGCTTTTTGGAAGTCGCTGACTTTTTAATTAAAGCAGGTGCCGATATTGAATTGGGAGCCTCTACTCCTCTAATGGAAGCTGCTCAGGAGGGTCATTTGGATCTCGTTCGTTATTTACTCGAATCCGCGGCAGACGTTCACACTCAAACGCAAACGGGTGATACGGCGTTAACGTATGCGTGTGAAAATGGCCATACTGATGTTGCGGATCTTTTACTTCAATTTGGTGCTGATTTA gagCACGAATCAGAAGGGGGCAGAACACCGTTAATGAAAGCGTGCAGAGCCGGTCACCTCTGTACAGTTCAGTTTCTTATATCGAAACGTGCAGATGTTAATAGGCAAACGACAAACAACGATCACACTCCCCTTTCATTGGCATGTGCTGGCGGCCATCTCACAGTTGTAGAAGTTTTGCTTGCACAGTCTGCAAATCCGTTTCATAAACTCAAG GATAATTCTACGATGTTAATTGAAGCTGCGAAAGGTGGACATACCAGCGTAGTTCAACTTCTATTAGATTATCCTCACAGTATTATGATGAGTACGCCACATAATGCAGCTCCTGCACCTATGTTGCTTcctcaacaacaacaacaacagcaacagcaacagcaacagccacaacaacaacaacagcagcagcagcagcaaccgcagcaacaacaacagccacaaccacaacagcaacagcagcaacaaccaccacagcaacagcagcaacagcatACAACACACCAACAGCATATACCCCATCAACAACAAGCATCCACCACGCAACCGCAAcatcaacagcagcagcaacatgCTGCTGAACAATCGCAGGCGCAAAACCTTCAACCTAAACATAATACGCAAAAATCGTTGTTAAGAAAGAATCGATCAGTAACTATGATGCCCGATACGAGTCTTACTTCCGCTGAGGCGCAACAAGTTCGTTCTCAGCCCGCAGGAGAATCAATCGTAGCAACTAAAGACGATACTAATATATTGGATAAAGGCAGTGGAGGATTTACTAACCTTTCAGAACCTAATATAAGCCTTAGTCCTGCTCCTGCGCCGACGCCAGGATTAAATGTCTCGGAAAGTCGAAAGAATACTCGACAAGAgcaaattctacataagcaacaaATTCTCGAAGAACTACAA AGGGTAGAAAGAGAACTCCAAATTAAGGGTGCAGGCCATTTATTCTCTGGTTCAAGGAATCCCGTCGTAactcaacaacaacaacaacaacagccgGAGGAAGTCAACGAGCCAGATACGTTGTCGCCAG GTTTAGTTTGCAGTACAACTGGTATGTCAGGAAATTCTTTAACTCATCAAGGTACCAGTCAAGCAATGTCGCTGTATTATAACGCTTTTCTCAGAGGAAAACGACTTGCACAAGAAGCTCAATTGTCTTTACATCCCGAAATTTTTCCTACAACAAATCCACTCTCTCTTGCAACGATACCTGTTACGTCGTCCGTTCCGTTGGTCACCTCTAATACATCTTCGACGACTACACCAACTCCTCCAAGCATATCTACACCTCCTACAGTCATGGCTGTTTCCCAACCTATTACCGCGAGTAGCGACGTCAGCCAAAATACCGCCATAAGTGATCGCCCGAAAGCAAAACCTGTCTCGAAGAAAGagggtaaaaatattcgaaaagctacGTCCAGCGTAGTAGGCGGGAAgttgcagcagcagcagcaacaggcaACCTTGATGGCTGGTCTTCAACAACAGTACCAGCAGAAACAACGGCAACACACCTATCAAGTTCAACAAGTTCACCAGCTGCAGCAACTTAATCAACAACTGCAATTACAACTGGATCAAGTACAG gtacaacaacagcagcagcagcaacaacagcagcagcagcaaccgcAACCACAACCACAAATTCAACAGCAACCATTACAATCGCAGTCTCAGCAGCAAGCTGGAGCAGTAACTGCTAATGGAAGCAACATACTTATGCCTACCCAATTAATGTCGCATCTTCATCCTACGCATACTCATCATCTTCACGACCAG CAAACAACTCAACAAAATCTTACGGAGCAGACTGATCCTGAATTAGCGAGACTGCATCGGGACGGAGCTTGTCCCTTTGTCGCTGCTGCTCAAAAAGCAAAGGCGCTTTGTACTAGTGAAAACGTTATAAAATTAGAGGACGGCTCGCATATTCCTCTCGATGAtgcttttgaaatttttcgatctaTTAGTTTCGATGATACTGCTGATG TAGCGACGGAAGATCAAGAGAAGCTCGAATTAAAAAGATTAGAAGTGTCGAATAGTAAGGATCCACAGCAGCAGCAattgcagcagcagcagcagcaattgcaacagcagcagcagcaattacagcagcagcagcagcagcagcagcagcagcaacaacaacaacagcaacatcagcaacaacaacaacaacaacatttACAAACCACACAAATTGTTCAACAGACGACCAGTCCTTATACATCTCAAGAATATTTTACCAATCCTGTCTTGTCGGTACCGTCTGCTTCGTTGCCGACCTTGCCTTCGCTTCAAGTAACCACTGCGGGTGTTCAAATACATGCAGACATAACGACAGGTTTACAGTTGACCAGTACTCAGTCTCTACAAAATCAATCATTTAAGAACTTCAAAGAGTATAAAGAGGGATATCTCGAGGGTCTTCGATGCCATTTTCAACCACAATTGTTACTCCAGTCTTCTCAGATAA CATTTCCTACACAAGCTTTACCAACTGTAACCGAAGCGACAGGAATAATAGATAGCATACCTCATGAAACGAACGGTTACGTGCAATCAACGACCTGTAGCACTAATCAAGTTCAAGTAGCTACTCAAACTCAAGCACCAGCAACGACGACCGCTGCAACTATAGTTGCTTCAGACAAAAAACAAGTTTATACCGCACCAACGACTGGTAAAGGCAAAAAGGGAAGATATCCACTTTTGTCTCAACAGCAACAATCATGTCAGCAACAACAAACTGCCAATACCCAGCAGCAGGCACCTAATTTTCCCAGTCAAAATTACCATTTAGATCCAACTACAG TTGCTGGTCAATACACAACAGGTGTTCCAACGGTTGGTGGTTATACAACTAACCAAGTACCGCCTGCACCGTTTTCTTGTATGGATGTTGATTCTGAAACTGACAGTAATCACGATACAGCATTGACTTTAGCATGTGCTGGTGGGCACGATGAACTTGTTGAACTTTTGTTGAGTCGCGGTGCGGATATAG AACATAGAGATAAAAAGGGGTTCACTCCACTTATATTAGCAGCAACAGCAGGACACCAGAAGGTGGTGGGGGTTCTTTTAAACCATGGGGCTGATATAGAGGCCCAGTCTGAACGTACTAAGGATACACCTCTGTCTCTCGCTTGTAGCGGTGGCAGAATCGAAGTGGTAGAGCTTCTGCTCAATCGGGGTGCCAATAAGGAACATCGTAATGTTTCCGACTACACACCTTTGAGCCTCGCAGCATCCGGTGGTTACGTTAATATAATAAAGCTTCTTCTTGGTCATGGTGCTGAAATTAACTCACGAACTGGCTCAAAATTAGGCATTTCTCCGCTCATGCTTGCCGCTATGAATGGTCATGTTG CGGCGGTAAAACTGTTGCTGGATATGGGCAGCGATATAAATGCTCAAATTGAGACTAATCGTAATACAGCGTTAACGTTGGCGTGCTTTCAAGGAAGACACGAGGTTGTTAGCCTTCTTCTCGACCGCAAAGCTAATGTAGAGCATCGTGCCAAG ACTGGATTAACACCATTAATGGAAGCAGCTAGTGGAGGATACGTAGAAGTTGGACGTGTTTTGCTTACCAAAGGGGCAGATGTTAATGCTACGCCTGTTCCATCATCCCGCGATACTGCCCTTACCATCGCCGCTGATAAAGGACACTGCCGTTTCGTAGAATTATTACTGTCGAG AGGGACCCAAGTAgaggtgaaaaataaaaaaggaaatagcCCGTTATGGTTAGCAGCAAACGGTGGGCACTTAAACGTTGTTGATTTATTGCATCACGCTGGCGCGGATATTGATTCGCAGGATAATCGCAAG GTATCTTGTTTAATGGCAGCTTTTCGTAAGGGGCATATTAAAGTTGTTAAGTGGATGGTAAATCACGTTACTCAGTTTCCTAGTGACCAAGAAATGACAAGGTATATAGCAACCGTCAGTGACAAAGAACTTCTAGAAAAATGCCAAGAGTGTGTAAAAGTTATTCGAGCTGCAAAAGAGACTCAAGCAGCAAAAGCGAACAAAAATGCGACTATATTATTAGAAGAACTCGATATGGAAAAAACGCGAGAAGAATCGAAAAAAGCGGCGGCTGCTCGCAGACGagaacgaaagaaaaaaaagaaactcgaGAAGAAGGAGGAGAAACGGAAATTGCACGAAGAATATAAGAAAAGTGAAGGAAATTACGAAGACAAGGAGGAAAGCGGGAAGAAATCTGGcgacgaagaatgcgatagggcGGACGATAGCGAACATGAAACTGGCgatgattgcgaaagaatgGATAGTATGCCATCGCCAGTTAATAGAAGCCCGGAAGACCCTGACAGAGAAGAAGGCGACAGTGGAATCGATGCGAATAGCCAAGGTAGCTGCAGTAGCAACGATGTCAAGGctagagagaaaaagaaagacaagaagaaaaagaaaatgacTAGTCCTACTAATAATGAGAAGGATACATCCCCGCAAAGATCGCCCAAATCTGTAATCGGTCAAAGCTCTTCTTTGTCTCAGAGTTCCATCACTCCGACCAAGTCTCAAAACAACACTTCTGAGAA gaGACTCATAACTAACGTCACCAACGGAGTATCAGTGTCCACAACTTCTATTACCATGAGTGCCAGATCCTCGACCGTTAATTGTGGCGAACGTAAATTAAAAGGTCAACTGGTGTTCGAGTCTTCGAGACATCCTGCCGACAGAGAAGATTTTGAAGCGACTGGAAATGAAACGTACATGCCTGGCAAAGGCAAAAAATCTTACAATAATCAATATGATGGAGACGCATTGAACACTTCTATCAAGACGAACACTACCACTAGTCCCAAACAAGGTGGCAAGCGCGAGGAAGGTTGGAAGGAAGTTGTACGAAA GGGGCAATCCGATGATTCGGGGAGATTTATGAATTCACCATTCCGTTCGAAGAAAGTTTCTGTTCCACCGAATGCTATTAGTCGGGTAATTGGAAGAGGTGGAAGTAATATAAATGCTATTAGAGGCGCAACAGGAGCGCATATCGAAGTAGAAAAACAAAGCAAATGTCAAGGCGAACGAATCATTACTAtcaa AGGATCATCAGATGCAACaaaacaggctcatacattaataGCAGCTCTCATTAAAGATCCAGACGTAGATATATTGCAAATGCTTCCGAAATCGAAACTTACAGTTGTCACGACTTCCTCTTGGGATAAGACCGTTTCCACTATTGCC TCGAGTAAAGCAAAGTTGGGTCCTGTAAGTAAACCACCTAGTCTAACGTCAAATTCCAATAGTATGCAAATTAATAAATCTAGTTACCCATCGGGAGTTTCTACCGTCAATCAATTGATTCCACTTCGATCATCGTCCACCATTAAACTTGCTGGAGCATTTCCAACACCTTTACCACGTGCAACGGCACCTAGACTCGTTGCTGCAG CCGAAAAACGAGCGCAGGCTGTAGCCGCCCAAATGGCATCTTCATCGAACACGAAGACGACAATGTCGTATACCAGCGCGATCATGACCGCCGGACGAGCAACAAAAATTGTGACGACAAGCACCACGCAAACGTTTGCAGCGAAATTATCCGAAATCACTGCCAACACGCATACATCCACTACCGTGATGCAGTCCACTCACACCACGGTAAATAAGCAGAAATCGTTACAAGCGAATACCGTCACCGTGGTGTCAGCTACGGCGGCGGCAACGGCTCAGACTTCGTCTCAGCAGCCCATAGTTAGTACATCGCCGAAACACTGCCGACCACTGCCTACTTTATCTGCCCCGCCAACTATGGTTTCACATTACTCTGGAAAATCTACTTATTCGCCCGGCTCGAATGCCGCGATATCACCAGCAGCAAGCACTGCGATCGCGTATTGTCCTGAAAATTCCATCGCCTCAACTTGTTCGAATTCAGTGCGAGTCAGTCCGTCACCGCCAATCGTATCGCAGTGTCAACAgttgcagcaacaacaacaacatcagcagcagcagcagcagcagcagcaacagcaacagcagcaacagcagcagcagcagcagcagcagcaacaacaacaacaacaaataCGAAGTTCGACGCCTATTGCGTGTAATATTCAagaacaacaacagcagcagcagcagcagcagcagcagcaacaacaacagcaacagcagcagcagcagcagcaacaacaacaacagcaacagcaacagcaaacgAACAATACGCCCCTCGAATATTCTTTGTTCAATGACACTTTCACGAAAGTTACCCAACAATCGATGTGGGGTGGTCGAGAAAACGAATCTCAAAAGGGTATGAACTTTGCGACCGTAGCTGGAGGTGGAGTTTCCGTAAACACGTCGGGCTCATCGTCATCCAAGTTTATCGACAGCGTACCTCCTCAG GTGGACGCATCGAAAGCTCCCGGATATCGAGGAACAACAATGTGCTCTCCAGTTTCAAGCAAATCGAACAATACCACAAACACCATTGCAACCAGCATAGGAAGCAGCACATCGTCGAACACGGGGCACAGTCCCATTCAACCGCCTCAGTTTCAGTCATCTGGAAATTATAACGAGCATTCTCTTTCGAACAAGCCACCCGGTAGTCTGGCTGTGGCGCGGCCAGTAATGCCTCAACAGAGTATGGAAATGGGGGCAGCAATGGGTGCGCAATTCAGTAGACCAGTATTTCAAGGCGAGCTGACGTCGCGTAACACCACAACGCATCAACCCCACGTTATATCCTCGACGTCGCAACCAACGTTGGATGTGGGTTTGTTCAAGGCGAACAATGTTAGTTACGAACACGCAAACGTAAATTCGAGTTTACTGAAGATGGTACCGAACGAAGGGCAGGGCCACCCTCTTTTGCCTTTTCATCCTCATATGCAAAATTTCACGCAAACAATAGCGGCACCGTCAGCTTCTGTAAATACCACCGTCAGTATgtcgaggttaaatcccagggcACCGGATTTCTCTAGTTCGCTGCATTTGAATAGCAAACCGCAAGTGACAATGTTCAATGCTGGCTCAGCAGCCGGAATACATCCGAATATGTTTGCAACGGTACCGCCACCACCTCCGTCTGCGATTCAATCAAATAATTTAGCAATGCTCGGAAACTTCCCCCTAGGAAAGTATCAAGCACCATCTCGAGCCACACCGAATACTGGAATCTCTACTAATGGACAAACGCGTTGGCCGTTTGCACCGCCGCACAATAATTATCCACCTCATCAGGATCCGATGATGGGCCAGATAGGCTTCACTAATCATTTGGCGAATATAACCGCACAATCTGGAAGCATCGATTTGATCACGAGCTTGGAGAATGGTGGTTCACCGGCAATATCACCGTCTTCTCCGGCGCAGGTAGCTCAAGAAATGAATCAGCTGAAAATAGAGGATCGCAAAGTACCGCGACCAATCGGTACAGAGAGAGCGTGGAAGAATTACGCAACGGCGGGCATGGGACCCGGCGGCGATGCCGATTCTATCAACTGGATGCTGAATAATGAAAAGCTCGTTGGATCTTGGGCGAGCTTGGCGCCAGGAATCGATAGGCATCAAGTGTTTCGCTCTAACGCAGCTTACAATCGTATATCCAACGTTGACGCAGAACTCCATCAGATGATGGAATCCTCCTTTCAG GGTCACGTGGATACTCAACAACAGCCGTTCCCGAATGGAAATGCTGCAGCTCTGTCACTAATGCCAGGATTAACGTTATTACCAGGACAATTCGGAACGCCTACGTTAACGGAAATCCCTCCAAACGAACAGAACAAAATGGATCCACCAGCATGGGGAATACCAGATGGTGTACAAGATAAACAACATCCG tgtCTACATTACGCTGTTTGGCCCGATTATTGG GCATGGAATAAATGGACCCATTAA